A single genomic interval of Peribacillus sp. FSL H8-0477 harbors:
- the secDF gene encoding protein translocase subunit SecDF, with the protein MVKRSRILAFFLIAIVIFAAIGTTSKGILNEIKLGLDLQGGFEVLYEVDTLDGSKVDEEVLTSTAQALSKRIDVLGVSEPSIQVEGKDRIRVQLAGVKDQDNARKILSTQAKLSFRDYNDKEMMTGNDLAEGGAKQGYLDNQPVVEVTLKNPDKFKKISEQISAMPETPVVTNVLAIWLDFEEGKDSIQKPETTDNMISSPTVKEVFTTNKVNITGSFTVKEAKELADLLNAGSLPVELTEKYSTSVGAQFGEKALQDTVLAGVIGIAAIFLFMLVYYRFPGFIAVVTLSIYIFLTLLVFDWMNAVLTLPGIAALILGVGMAVDANIITYERIKDELKLGRSVKAAFKEGNKNSLATITDANLTTLLAAGVLFVYGTSSVKGFATTLIISILMSFITAVYGTRFFMGLWVNSNIFNNHPGWFGTRKKDIHSLAEKKTLYTLPTHFDKFDFVKHRKKFYAFSIGLTVIGIIFLFVFKLNLGIDFTSGTRVDFTSEKTLTQEQIKADFDKLGFETENIVLSGTNNEGGIVRLSKELNKEEISELKKEFTALYNTEPNISTVSSAVGKELAKNAMKAVAIASLGIILYVSIRFEWRMALPAVVSLLHDAFFVITIFSVLGLEVDITFIAAILTIVGYSINDTIVTFDRIRENMRSKKKIKTTEELVDIVNVSIRQTLTRSINTVLTVLIAVTALMIFGSESIRNFSIALLIGMLCGVYSSIYIAAQFWLDLKNKELKQKGTLKTVPDEKQSLEGQV; encoded by the coding sequence ATGGTAAAAAGAAGTAGGATACTTGCGTTCTTTTTGATTGCAATTGTCATTTTTGCAGCAATTGGAACGACTTCAAAGGGCATTCTTAACGAAATTAAGCTTGGCCTGGATTTACAAGGCGGTTTTGAAGTCTTGTATGAGGTAGATACACTTGATGGCTCGAAGGTGGATGAAGAGGTCCTTACCAGTACCGCTCAAGCCTTAAGCAAACGTATCGATGTTCTCGGTGTAAGTGAACCGTCGATCCAAGTAGAAGGAAAAGATCGAATCCGTGTGCAGCTGGCTGGTGTAAAAGACCAAGACAACGCGCGGAAAATTCTCTCAACTCAAGCGAAATTATCTTTCCGTGATTATAATGACAAAGAAATGATGACTGGTAACGATTTGGCAGAAGGAGGAGCGAAGCAAGGTTACTTGGACAATCAACCTGTCGTTGAAGTCACCTTGAAGAATCCGGATAAGTTCAAGAAAATTTCTGAACAAATTTCTGCTATGCCAGAAACTCCTGTTGTAACGAATGTATTAGCAATCTGGCTGGATTTTGAAGAAGGCAAGGATTCTATTCAAAAACCAGAAACAACGGATAACATGATTTCCTCTCCAACGGTGAAAGAAGTATTTACGACGAATAAAGTAAATATTACGGGCAGCTTTACCGTTAAAGAAGCAAAAGAACTGGCTGATTTGTTAAATGCCGGCTCACTGCCTGTTGAACTTACAGAAAAGTACTCGACGTCTGTCGGTGCACAATTCGGTGAAAAAGCACTCCAAGATACCGTTCTTGCCGGAGTGATCGGGATTGCGGCAATCTTCCTATTCATGCTCGTTTATTACCGTTTCCCAGGCTTTATTGCCGTCGTAACGCTTTCTATTTATATTTTCCTTACACTGCTCGTCTTTGATTGGATGAATGCCGTGCTGACACTCCCAGGGATCGCTGCATTAATTCTCGGAGTCGGGATGGCAGTCGATGCGAATATTATTACCTATGAACGGATTAAGGATGAGCTTAAGCTTGGCCGTTCCGTGAAAGCTGCTTTTAAAGAAGGTAATAAAAATTCATTAGCCACCATTACGGATGCCAACTTAACCACATTACTGGCAGCAGGCGTATTGTTTGTTTATGGAACAAGCTCGGTCAAAGGATTTGCGACCACGCTGATCATCAGTATTTTGATGAGTTTCATTACAGCAGTCTATGGAACACGTTTCTTCATGGGGCTTTGGGTGAATAGCAATATTTTCAACAACCATCCAGGCTGGTTCGGTACTCGGAAAAAAGATATTCATTCTCTAGCTGAGAAGAAAACCCTGTATACCCTACCGACACATTTTGATAAATTCGATTTCGTGAAGCATAGAAAAAAATTCTACGCCTTCTCAATCGGACTAACGGTAATTGGTATTATCTTCTTGTTTGTCTTTAAATTAAATTTAGGCATTGATTTTACCAGCGGTACTCGGGTTGATTTCACTTCAGAGAAAACGCTGACTCAAGAACAAATCAAAGCAGACTTTGATAAGCTAGGCTTTGAAACAGAGAATATTGTTCTGTCAGGAACTAATAATGAAGGCGGAATTGTTCGTCTGAGTAAAGAACTTAATAAAGAGGAAATCTCAGAACTGAAGAAAGAGTTTACCGCTCTTTATAACACTGAGCCCAATATCAGCACCGTCTCTTCAGCTGTTGGGAAAGAATTAGCCAAAAATGCGATGAAAGCCGTAGCGATTGCCTCATTGGGAATCATCTTATACGTGTCCATCCGTTTTGAATGGAGAATGGCACTGCCGGCTGTTGTTTCACTGCTGCATGATGCATTCTTTGTTATTACGATTTTCAGTGTACTTGGACTGGAAGTAGATATTACCTTCATTGCTGCGATTCTGACCATCGTCGGGTATTCCATCAATGATACGATTGTTACCTTTGACCGAATCAGAGAAAATATGCGCTCTAAGAAGAAGATTAAGACAACCGAAGAACTTGTCGACATCGTCAACGTCAGTATTCGCCAAACCTTAACACGTTCTATTAATACCGTGTTAACTGTATTAATTGCTGTTACTGCCTTGATGATTTTCGGAAGTGAATCAATTCGAAACTTCTCCATTGCGTTGTTAATCGGAATGCTTTGCGGTGTCTATTCTTCTATCTACATTGCCGCTCAATTCTGGCTTGACCTGAAAAACAAAGAACTCAAACAAAAAGGTACCCTTAAAACTGTGCCGGATGAGAAGCAAAGCTTAGAAGGCCAAGTTTAA
- a CDS encoding post-transcriptional regulator, translated as METNHPYEHYYASVRPFLKSKYEEFRMYGINEVSIEDIWLCLIKKKWKKPKESTHLYEVAADIISLTSSQYMTYKTVQAYRSISSEDLEEVLKK; from the coding sequence GTGGAAACGAACCATCCGTATGAGCATTACTATGCTAGCGTCAGGCCCTTTTTAAAAAGTAAGTACGAAGAATTTAGGATGTACGGCATAAACGAAGTGAGTATAGAAGATATTTGGTTGTGTCTGATTAAGAAGAAATGGAAAAAGCCAAAAGAATCCACCCATCTCTATGAAGTGGCAGCTGATATTATCTCTTTAACCAGCAGTCAGTATATGACGTATAAGACCGTCCAAGCATACCGGTCCATTTCTTCTGAAGATTTAGAAGAAGTGCTGAAAAAGTAA
- the spoVB gene encoding stage V sporulation protein B — MSKFFKGTLILLLASLIVRILGFINRIVVARFIGGEGVGLYMMALPTLFLVINITQIGLPVAISKYVAEANAKGDEQKIKKILVVSLVCTFSLSLIFTPLLILFAPWLSETLFTDSRVVWPLRAIAPIVPIIAISSVLRGYFQGKQNMQPFAFSQVIEQVARITFIAVLTKAFLPYGIEYAAAGAMLASIIGELVSLVYLLTSFKLKKHFKFRKKFFSSIRSGRDTLRELMGIAMPATGSRLIGSVAWFLEPIVVAQSLAAAGIATSIATMQYGELTGYALPLLMLPSFVTSSLATSLIPAISEANARGDMALVERRMQQTLWIAFVTGALAVVTLFVLAEPLLILMYGSSSAAVFIKFLAPFFILYYYQFPLQSIMQALNLAKAAMFNSMAGNILKIAVIWVLASKESMGIMGAAIGIGTGAVLVTLLHFSTLLKVVPFTLRVKPYLTVTCIALFSGFAGHYAYHTVLAGQQLTITTLLSLTVICTLFLFLMVLTGQIRKSAMVRIPVIGHFLARFTFR; from the coding sequence ATGTCCAAATTTTTCAAGGGAACTCTGATTTTATTGCTGGCAAGTTTAATCGTACGTATTCTCGGGTTCATCAATCGAATTGTTGTGGCCCGTTTTATTGGCGGTGAAGGCGTCGGGCTCTATATGATGGCCCTTCCGACCTTATTTCTTGTTATCAATATTACGCAAATCGGTCTTCCAGTAGCAATCTCTAAGTACGTGGCCGAGGCAAATGCCAAAGGCGATGAACAAAAAATTAAAAAAATACTCGTGGTCTCTTTAGTATGTACCTTTTCACTTTCCTTGATATTCACACCATTATTAATCCTTTTTGCGCCATGGCTTTCAGAAACGCTATTTACAGACTCCCGAGTTGTCTGGCCATTGCGGGCAATTGCCCCCATTGTTCCCATTATAGCGATTTCATCTGTTCTGCGCGGGTATTTTCAAGGAAAACAAAACATGCAGCCTTTTGCATTTTCTCAAGTCATTGAGCAAGTGGCACGAATTACCTTCATTGCTGTCTTAACCAAAGCCTTTCTTCCATATGGGATTGAATATGCAGCGGCTGGTGCCATGCTAGCTTCCATCATTGGAGAACTTGTCTCTTTGGTTTATTTACTGACAAGCTTCAAACTGAAAAAACACTTTAAATTTCGAAAAAAATTCTTTTCTTCAATAAGATCAGGAAGAGACACCCTTCGAGAATTAATGGGAATCGCCATGCCCGCAACCGGTAGTCGATTAATTGGTTCGGTTGCTTGGTTTCTAGAACCCATTGTCGTCGCACAAAGCTTGGCCGCGGCTGGCATTGCAACATCGATCGCGACGATGCAATACGGGGAGTTAACAGGATATGCCTTACCACTGCTCATGCTGCCTTCATTTGTCACCTCATCACTCGCGACCTCCCTTATCCCAGCCATTAGTGAAGCAAATGCCAGAGGAGATATGGCGTTAGTCGAACGGCGGATGCAGCAGACGCTTTGGATTGCTTTTGTCACCGGTGCCCTCGCTGTTGTTACATTATTTGTATTAGCTGAGCCGCTGTTAATTCTAATGTACGGTTCATCAAGTGCTGCGGTCTTCATCAAGTTTCTCGCACCCTTTTTCATTTTGTATTATTATCAGTTCCCGCTTCAATCCATTATGCAGGCGCTCAACCTCGCCAAAGCAGCGATGTTCAACAGTATGGCCGGTAATATCTTGAAAATAGCCGTCATTTGGGTGCTTGCTTCAAAAGAAAGTATGGGCATTATGGGCGCAGCCATTGGGATCGGTACAGGCGCCGTTTTGGTTACCTTGCTCCATTTCTCTACACTGTTAAAAGTTGTTCCGTTTACTTTACGAGTAAAGCCATATTTAACAGTCACCTGTATCGCTTTGTTTTCCGGCTTTGCGGGGCATTACGCCTACCATACAGTATTAGCTGGTCAACAGCTGACAATCACTACCCTGCTGTCTCTGACCGTTATATGCACCTTGTTTTTATTCTTGATGGTGCTTACAGGGCAAATCAGAAAATCTGCTATGGTTCGCATCCCGGTAATTGGACATTTCCTAGCTCGGTTTACGTTCCGGTAA
- a CDS encoding DUF421 domain-containing protein, translating to MNDFVLMGSRTLLMYLAILIIFRVMGKREVGELSILDLVVFVMIGDLAVGAIENHDETSLNSILPMGFLMVIQIIFAYLSIKSKKFRSLVDGDPVIIINKGIIDESVMRKQRYNLDDLMAQLRGQGVFNVSDVEYAILETSGDLSILEKKEIKRKGLSPFPLIMDGVIQQKVLKEINKDEKWLRQELKKKGYHTEKRISLASYVDGTLFVDEK from the coding sequence GTGAATGATTTTGTTTTAATGGGCTCAAGAACACTTCTGATGTATCTGGCCATTTTAATTATTTTTCGGGTGATGGGAAAACGAGAGGTCGGCGAGCTAAGTATCTTAGATTTAGTTGTCTTCGTCATGATTGGAGATTTGGCCGTGGGTGCTATCGAAAATCATGATGAAACCAGTTTAAATTCGATTTTGCCTATGGGATTCTTAATGGTAATCCAGATAATTTTCGCGTACCTTTCCATTAAAAGTAAAAAGTTTCGTAGTCTAGTTGACGGTGACCCGGTCATCATCATCAATAAGGGGATAATTGATGAAAGTGTGATGCGGAAGCAGCGGTATAACCTCGACGATTTAATGGCGCAGCTTCGTGGACAAGGTGTTTTTAATGTGAGTGATGTTGAGTACGCTATTCTTGAGACATCTGGTGATCTGTCCATACTCGAGAAGAAAGAAATAAAGAGAAAAGGGCTATCCCCCTTCCCTTTAATTATGGATGGTGTTATTCAACAAAAAGTATTAAAGGAAATAAATAAAGACGAGAAATGGCTGCGTCAGGAATTAAAAAAGAAAGGGTACCATACTGAAAAACGCATCTCACTCGCCTCGTACGTGGACGGCACCCTATTTGTTGATGAAAAGTAA
- a CDS encoding TIGR04086 family membrane protein, with translation MGTAIMYGLAVIFVIAIVTSFIFATLLRFTNIQESSLTYIIMAISFLALFIGGFISGGKGKKQGLILGGGTGILYFLIIFIFQYLGYDTLFTFKQWVYYACFIITAMMGGVLGVNVSSNRTS, from the coding sequence ATGGGTACTGCGATTATGTACGGGCTTGCCGTTATCTTTGTTATCGCCATTGTCACAAGCTTTATCTTTGCCACCTTGCTGCGTTTTACAAACATCCAAGAAAGCTCGCTCACATACATTATTATGGCCATTTCGTTTTTAGCACTTTTCATCGGCGGATTCATCTCTGGCGGCAAAGGAAAAAAACAAGGCTTGATACTTGGCGGCGGGACTGGGATCCTATACTTTCTCATCATCTTTATTTTTCAATACCTTGGTTATGATACGCTCTTCACGTTTAAACAATGGGTCTACTACGCCTGTTTCATCATTACAGCTATGATGGGCGGTGTCCTTGGCGTAAACGTCAGCTCCAACCGCACATCATAA
- the yajC gene encoding preprotein translocase subunit YajC: MGQYGSIISLVLMFVIFYFLLIRPQQKRQKAVTSMQSSLKKGDKIVTIGGLHGFIDSIDDTKIVLKCGDGSRLTYDRSAIREVTESAPEKELV, encoded by the coding sequence ATGGGTCAATATGGTTCAATAATATCATTAGTTTTGATGTTCGTAATCTTTTATTTCCTGTTAATCCGCCCGCAACAAAAACGTCAAAAGGCTGTTACTTCTATGCAGTCAAGCTTGAAAAAGGGTGACAAAATCGTTACTATCGGCGGTTTACATGGTTTCATCGATTCAATTGATGATACGAAAATCGTTTTAAAATGTGGTGATGGAAGCAGACTTACATACGACCGTTCTGCAATCCGTGAAGTAACGGAAAGCGCACCGGAAAAAGAATTAGTCTAA
- the tgt gene encoding tRNA guanosine(34) transglycosylase Tgt, which translates to MSAIRYEFIKTCKQTGARLGRVHTPHGSFDTPAFMPVGTMATVKTMSPEDLKQMGAGIILSNTYHLWLRPGHDIVQEAGGLHKFMNWDRPILTDSGGFQVFSLSKFRNIEEEGVHFRNHINGDKLFLSPEKAMQIQNALGSDIMMAFDECPPFPATEEYMLKSVERTSRWAERCLNAHERPNDQGLFGIVQGGEFENLRRQSAKDLVSLDFPGYAIGGLSVGEPKDIMNRVLEFTTPLLPTDKPRYLMGVGSPDSLIDGAIRGVDMFDCVLPTRIARNGTLMTSTGRLVVKNAKYARDFGPIDENCDCHVCKNYSRAYIRHLIKCEETFGIRLTTYHNLHFLLNLMEQVRQAIREDRLGDFREEFFEKYGFNKPNAKNF; encoded by the coding sequence TTGTCAGCAATTCGTTATGAATTTATTAAAACATGTAAGCAAACTGGTGCGAGACTTGGACGCGTCCATACACCGCACGGTTCGTTTGATACACCTGCATTTATGCCAGTAGGAACGATGGCGACAGTTAAGACGATGTCACCAGAGGACCTTAAGCAAATGGGTGCTGGAATTATTTTGAGCAACACGTATCATCTGTGGCTTCGTCCAGGTCATGATATTGTCCAAGAAGCAGGCGGACTGCATAAGTTTATGAACTGGGATCGTCCAATCTTAACGGATTCCGGCGGTTTTCAGGTGTTTTCTTTAAGTAAGTTCCGCAATATTGAAGAAGAAGGCGTTCATTTCCGTAATCATATTAATGGCGATAAGCTGTTTTTATCTCCGGAAAAAGCGATGCAGATTCAAAATGCGCTTGGTTCAGATATTATGATGGCTTTTGATGAATGTCCGCCATTCCCTGCTACTGAAGAATATATGTTGAAATCAGTGGAGCGTACATCACGCTGGGCAGAACGTTGTTTAAATGCTCACGAACGTCCAAATGATCAAGGGTTATTCGGAATTGTTCAAGGTGGAGAATTTGAGAATTTGCGTAGACAAAGCGCAAAAGATCTTGTTTCGTTAGATTTCCCTGGGTACGCAATCGGCGGACTTTCTGTTGGGGAACCAAAGGATATTATGAACCGAGTGCTTGAGTTCACGACTCCGCTGCTTCCAACTGATAAACCACGTTATTTGATGGGCGTAGGTTCACCGGATTCATTGATTGACGGCGCTATTCGCGGTGTGGATATGTTTGATTGTGTACTGCCAACGAGAATTGCTCGTAATGGTACATTAATGACGTCAACCGGTCGTTTAGTTGTGAAAAACGCAAAGTATGCGCGTGATTTCGGACCAATCGATGAAAATTGTGATTGCCATGTGTGTAAAAATTACAGCCGGGCATATATCCGTCATTTAATTAAATGTGAAGAAACGTTTGGAATTCGTCTGACGACTTACCATAACCTTCATTTTCTGTTAAACTTAATGGAGCAAGTGAGACAAGCTATTCGTGAAGATCGTCTTGGAGACTTTAGAGAGGAGTTTTTCGAAAAGTACGGTTTCAATAAACCGAACGCGAAAAACTTTTAA
- the queA gene encoding tRNA preQ1(34) S-adenosylmethionine ribosyltransferase-isomerase QueA, whose protein sequence is MKVDLFDFDLPEELIAQVPLEDRESSRLLVLDKKTGEIEQGIFSDVKSYLKPGDCLVLNDTRVLPARLFGSKDGTGGKIEVLLLKQVRDDSWETLVKPAKRIRVGTKVIFGDGKLTAVCTEELEHGGRIFDFQYEGIFYEILDELGTMPLPPYIKEQLDDQDRYQTVYAKERGSAAAPTAGLHFTQHLLDEIRNMGVNVTFITLHVGLGTFRPVSVDDIDNHDMHAEFYQMTAETAELLNKTKENGGRIVAVGTTSTRTLETIAAQNDGVFKEENGWTSIFIFPGYEFKGIDCMITNFHLPKSTLIMLISALAGREHVLHAYETAVKEKYRFFSFGDAMLIK, encoded by the coding sequence TTGAAAGTAGATTTGTTTGATTTTGATTTACCAGAGGAATTGATTGCACAGGTGCCGCTTGAAGATCGAGAGTCAAGTCGTTTACTTGTGTTGGATAAGAAAACAGGTGAAATTGAACAGGGTATATTTAGCGACGTGAAGTCCTATTTAAAACCGGGCGATTGCCTGGTTTTAAATGATACCAGAGTTCTTCCTGCGCGGCTTTTTGGCAGTAAGGATGGTACCGGCGGGAAGATTGAGGTTCTCTTGCTGAAGCAGGTACGTGATGATTCGTGGGAGACGCTTGTCAAACCAGCAAAACGGATTAGAGTAGGTACGAAAGTGATTTTTGGTGACGGAAAACTAACAGCTGTTTGTACAGAGGAACTTGAACATGGCGGTCGTATTTTCGATTTCCAGTACGAAGGAATTTTTTATGAAATTCTTGATGAACTGGGTACGATGCCGCTTCCTCCATATATTAAAGAGCAGTTGGACGATCAGGATCGTTATCAGACGGTATATGCGAAGGAACGTGGTTCAGCCGCAGCACCGACAGCGGGTCTTCATTTCACGCAGCATTTATTAGATGAGATTCGTAATATGGGTGTAAATGTAACGTTTATTACGCTTCACGTTGGACTTGGAACATTCCGCCCGGTGAGTGTTGACGATATAGATAATCATGATATGCATGCAGAATTTTATCAAATGACGGCTGAGACAGCAGAACTGTTGAACAAGACGAAGGAAAATGGCGGCAGAATTGTCGCGGTTGGAACGACGTCTACGCGTACGCTTGAAACAATTGCTGCGCAGAATGATGGTGTGTTTAAGGAAGAAAACGGCTGGACAAGTATTTTTATTTTCCCAGGCTACGAATTTAAAGGAATTGACTGCATGATTACGAATTTTCATCTGCCAAAATCGACGCTGATCATGCTGATTAGTGCACTTGCGGGCCGTGAACATGTGTTACATGCCTATGAAACAGCTGTGAAAGAAAAATACCGGTTCTTTAGTTTTGGAGATGCAATGCTAATCAAGTAA
- the ruvB gene encoding Holliday junction branch migration DNA helicase RuvB — protein sequence MEERVVNQEADANELSFEQSLRPQNLKQYIGQDKVKENLSVFIEAARMREETLDHVLLYGPPGLGKTTLAVIIANEMGVNIRTTSGPAIERPGDLAAILSALEPGDVLFIDEIHRLPRTVEEVLYPAMEDFCLDIVIGKGPTARSVRIDLPPFTLVGATTRAGSLSAPLRDRFGVLSRLEYYTEAQLTDIVVRTAEIMETTMDPQAANEVARRSRGTPRIANRLLRRVRDFAQVRGDGTITLKLADYALELMQVDRLGLDHIDHKLLKNIIEKFRGGPVGLETIAATIGEESHTIEDVYEPYLLQIGFLQRTPRGRMATALVYSHFGLEIPNE from the coding sequence ATGGAGGAGAGAGTTGTCAACCAGGAAGCGGATGCAAACGAACTGTCCTTTGAGCAAAGCCTGAGGCCGCAAAACTTAAAGCAGTATATCGGCCAGGATAAAGTGAAGGAAAATTTGAGTGTGTTTATCGAAGCAGCTAGGATGCGGGAAGAGACACTTGATCACGTTCTTTTATATGGTCCGCCTGGACTCGGAAAGACGACGCTTGCGGTGATTATTGCCAATGAAATGGGTGTGAATATCCGTACGACATCCGGGCCTGCTATTGAGCGGCCAGGGGATCTTGCGGCTATTTTGAGCGCGCTTGAGCCAGGTGATGTTCTATTTATAGATGAAATTCACCGGCTGCCGCGAACGGTTGAGGAAGTATTGTATCCAGCAATGGAGGACTTCTGTTTGGATATCGTAATTGGGAAAGGTCCGACTGCCCGTTCCGTTCGGATTGACTTGCCGCCATTTACACTCGTAGGCGCTACTACACGAGCAGGTTCCTTATCAGCCCCGTTGCGAGACCGTTTTGGAGTGCTGAGCCGACTTGAGTATTATACAGAAGCCCAGTTGACAGATATCGTTGTTCGGACAGCTGAAATTATGGAAACAACCATGGACCCACAAGCGGCAAACGAAGTAGCACGACGCTCGCGGGGAACACCGAGGATTGCGAACCGTCTGCTGCGCCGGGTGCGGGATTTTGCCCAGGTACGCGGTGATGGAACGATTACCCTTAAACTGGCTGACTATGCCCTTGAATTAATGCAGGTTGACCGTTTAGGCCTCGATCATATTGACCATAAATTACTTAAGAATATTATCGAAAAATTCCGCGGTGGACCTGTTGGATTAGAAACGATTGCCGCAACAATCGGTGAAGAGTCACATACGATTGAAGATGTGTACGAACCGTATTTGTTGCAAATTGGATTTTTACAGCGTACGCCGAGGGGCAGGATGGCTACAGCTCTTGTCTATTCTCACTTTGGACTTGAAATCCCAAATGAATAA
- the ruvA gene encoding Holliday junction branch migration protein RuvA — MYDFIKGTVDYVGPEYIVVENNGIGYQIVTPNPFSYSSNVQQMVQIFIYHHVREDAESLFGFSTRIEKALFTKLLNVTGIGPKGALAVLGSGQVDQVVQAIENEDEAFLVKFPGVGKKTARQMILDLKGKLENVVPDYFPNLFNDGSSSAGKATGFNEALEEAALALKALGYSDKEIQKVAKKLDDEEMSTEQYIKKALQLMLK, encoded by the coding sequence TTGTATGATTTTATAAAAGGAACTGTCGATTATGTAGGACCCGAGTACATAGTAGTCGAGAATAATGGAATTGGGTATCAAATTGTGACGCCGAATCCGTTTAGTTATTCGTCCAATGTACAGCAAATGGTCCAAATATTTATCTATCATCATGTCCGCGAAGATGCAGAGTCACTTTTTGGCTTTTCGACGCGCATTGAAAAAGCGTTATTTACGAAATTATTAAATGTTACAGGGATTGGTCCAAAGGGCGCACTTGCAGTCTTAGGGTCTGGTCAGGTTGATCAGGTTGTGCAGGCAATCGAAAACGAAGATGAAGCCTTCCTCGTTAAATTCCCGGGTGTTGGGAAAAAGACGGCCCGCCAGATGATTCTTGATTTAAAAGGCAAGCTTGAAAATGTAGTACCGGATTACTTCCCAAATCTATTTAATGATGGATCGTCGAGTGCCGGCAAAGCGACTGGATTCAATGAAGCGCTTGAGGAAGCAGCCCTTGCACTGAAAGCTCTTGGCTATTCTGATAAAGAAATTCAGAAAGTCGCGAAAAAGCTGGATGATGAAGAAATGTCGACTGAACAGTATATTAAAAAAGCATTGCAATTGATGTTAAAATAA
- a CDS encoding intercompartmental signaling factor BofC has protein sequence MKRKLIGVSLLFGMMLTQIQVEAAAVDKRVILQRVYVDGEISEESTVETIRAMDDFWRKYAGWELVEQSEEEIILRKQENDLSPLLKANGFFGVTVDGKLSIYYGKPDQDQIIHSFFQLDVGKLEVYQHAELLKGIPIKTKEQYEQVITAYKAYSIPISGK, from the coding sequence ATGAAAAGGAAGTTGATTGGGGTATCGCTCCTCTTTGGGATGATGCTGACACAAATACAGGTTGAGGCGGCTGCAGTGGATAAGAGGGTTATTCTGCAGCGGGTCTATGTAGATGGAGAAATAAGTGAGGAAAGCACAGTCGAAACGATTAGGGCTATGGACGACTTTTGGCGGAAATATGCCGGATGGGAACTGGTTGAGCAGAGTGAAGAGGAAATCATACTGCGTAAGCAGGAAAATGACTTGTCTCCGCTTTTGAAAGCAAATGGTTTCTTTGGCGTGACGGTTGATGGCAAGCTGTCGATCTATTATGGCAAACCTGATCAAGATCAAATCATTCATTCCTTCTTCCAGCTGGATGTTGGAAAGCTTGAAGTATATCAACATGCTGAACTGCTTAAAGGGATTCCGATTAAAACAAAAGAGCAGTATGAACAGGTGATTACAGCGTATAAGGCGTATAGTATTCCGATCAGTGGAAAATAA
- a CDS encoding YhcN/YlaJ family sporulation lipoprotein, whose product MRSKSFLLPICTVFAVTLTGCSASDNQAGENENTNTLESGYHSTEKDNLVRRISHDAPISRLGEQSTDQRGMFYHDNDYSRNDRNYHKHDGEPIKARSMYYTAYDGRLVENIRQKANRVRHVEDSRAVSTSNGIFLALSLDDYTQAEQVAENVRDEVQTLIGNRTLHIVANNNNYHSTINVDNRLRSGLPIDMSHLKVEDFYRMNHTPQNRE is encoded by the coding sequence ATGCGGAGTAAAAGCTTCTTATTACCGATATGCACAGTGTTTGCAGTAACCTTGACTGGGTGTTCAGCAAGTGATAATCAGGCTGGGGAAAACGAAAACACCAACACACTTGAGTCGGGGTACCATTCGACTGAAAAAGATAACTTGGTGCGGAGAATTAGTCATGATGCACCGATATCGAGATTGGGTGAACAATCAACAGATCAAAGAGGGATGTTCTATCACGATAACGACTACAGCAGGAACGATCGAAATTATCACAAGCATGACGGGGAACCAATAAAAGCTAGATCAATGTATTACACAGCCTATGATGGCAGACTCGTTGAAAACATTAGACAAAAAGCAAATAGAGTCAGGCATGTAGAGGATTCCCGTGCTGTTAGTACGAGTAATGGAATCTTTCTCGCACTCAGTCTGGATGATTACACCCAAGCCGAACAAGTAGCAGAAAATGTAAGAGATGAAGTGCAAACATTAATCGGAAATAGAACGCTGCATATTGTAGCTAACAACAATAATTACCACAGTACCATCAATGTCGATAATCGCCTGCGCAGCGGACTCCCAATCGATATGAGCCATTTAAAAGTGGAAGACTTCTACAGAATGAATCATACCCCGCAAAATAGAGAGTAA